The nucleotide window AGACGAACGTGCTGCTTTCCATGTTAGCCCTCCAGACATCGCGTTGCACCGCGGTTGATGTGCGAGGCTGCGGCGTGCATGGTTGTGCCGCGGCGTGTCAGCCGGCGGGTTCGCCTTCGTCCGGCTGCTCGAGTTCCTGCTTGAGTTCCGATAGCGCCGCGAGACGCGGTCGCTCGAACTTGCCGATCCAGCGCTCGGCGATCTCATTGATCGGCACCGGGTTCAGAAAGTGCATCTTTTCGCGGCCCTGGCGACGGGTCGATACGAGGTTCGCGTGTTCGAGCTGCGCGAGGTGCTTCGCGACGGCCTGGCGCGTCATGGCGAGCCCTTCGCAGAGCTGCACCAGCGTCTGGCCGTTGCGTTGATGAAGCCGGTCGAGCAGCAGGCGGCGGCTCGCGTCGGCAAGGGCGCGAAAAACGGCGTCGTCGTCCATGTCGATAATAGGCAACTGTTTGGTTGCATGTCAAGGAGGATTATAGCCCGTGAGCCAGTGCTCAAGCGCGCGTGGTTAAATGATTTCCAGTTCGACCGCGGACGTCGATGCGTTCGCCGACGCGGTTCGGGGCATGCGTGGAGACGGAATGCACATACGAAGTCCTACTGCTTGCGTACTGATGGAGGGCGCCGGATCTACAGGCGGCATGTGCGCCGCGCGGCATTGGGTCTTCGCAGACCGAACGCGTGGCTGGGCCGATGATAGGCCTTAATGCACCGGTTACGGCTATCTGCGGCTTGCCAGTTTCTTGCACGAAACTGGCCTATGCGAATGCGCGACGTAGCGGGCGAAACGCCGGTGCAGCGAGGCAACGGCGCTCGTGCGCAACCAGCGCACGAGTTCCGTGCCGACCTTCCGGTAGTGTTCGCCGAGGCATGTTTTGCAGGCAGACGCGAGTGCCATAATCGCGTGACGCCGCCATGCGGGCATTTGCAGGAGACCACCATGTCTTTCGAAGCGATCTTGCGCGGTACGCCTGTGTGGGTCTGGGTTCTGCTCGTGTTTCTGCTGTCGCGCGGCATCAAGGCGTTCAAAGGCGGGACGGCGCCGCTCGGCAAGCTCGCGATCGTGCCGGTGGTGTTCGCGGTATGGGGCATCGCGCATCTGGCCACCGAGCGCGCAGCCGGCTGGCAGGCCGCGGTCGCGTGGGTCCTCGGCGCGGTGGCCGGGCTGCTCGCCGGCGCGTTTATCGCGCGCAAGACGAGCTTCACGGTCGACCGCATGCAGAAGACGGTTACTGTGCCGGGCTCGGCAGTGCCGCTGATTCTGATTCTCGTGACGTTTGCGTCGAAATTCTGGCTCGGCGTCGAACTCGCCATATCGGCGCCGGTGCCGGTCGACTCGGGCTACGTGGTGCTCGACGGACTGATCTCGGGAATCGTTGCGGGAATTTTCTCTGGTCGGTTTCTTGTTTATTTCATGCGGTTTCGCGCGCGTGAGGCGGTGCCGGTTAACGACAGCCTGTAGGCGATTTCACTTTCAGGTCTCTGCCCGTGCGCCTGCGCTGATGCGAGGCTGCCGTTTCCCTCACGCCCAGTGCGCCGGAATCCATACACGACCGACCCAGTGACCCGGGATCCACACCGCGGGCCGCGGTTTCGGCGCGACATACACAACCGGCGCCGGCGCAACGTAGACAACAGCCTTCGGCGGAGGCGGCGGCACGTAGATGGCCGGCGCCGGGGCAACCACCACAGCCGGCAGCGGGGGCGGCGGTACGTAGACAGCCGGCGGCGGAACATAAACAGCAGGCGGCGGCGCCACGACC belongs to Paraburkholderia sp. SOS3 and includes:
- a CDS encoding ArsR/SmtB family transcription factor; this translates as MDDDAVFRALADASRRLLLDRLHQRNGQTLVQLCEGLAMTRQAVAKHLAQLEHANLVSTRRQGREKMHFLNPVPINEIAERWIGKFERPRLAALSELKQELEQPDEGEPAG
- a CDS encoding DUF6622 family protein; protein product: MSFEAILRGTPVWVWVLLVFLLSRGIKAFKGGTAPLGKLAIVPVVFAVWGIAHLATERAAGWQAAVAWVLGAVAGLLAGAFIARKTSFTVDRMQKTVTVPGSAVPLILILVTFASKFWLGVELAISAPVPVDSGYVVLDGLISGIVAGIFSGRFLVYFMRFRAREAVPVNDSL